AGCGCGCGCCTGCGTCATGAGGTAGGCCTCATCGATGAACCACGGCACATCCTGACGCGCGATCCGGACAACCACAGCGCCCTCACCGGCAAGCTCAACGCGATACGTCTCGTTCATCCCGCCACCAGCGAGAGGAACCAGTCGTACGACGTCACGACCGCAAACCGACCGCACCACCGAGTCAATGATCGTGCGAGGCGTTGTCCCCATCACCCAAGTCTCACCCAACGCCCCACCACGAGGCATCTGCATTTCGGCGGGGGAGTCCCGCCTGTCACGGGAGAAGCGTCTCGAGCTGCGGGAGGCGGGCGAACATGTTGGGCAGACCGCGTACGCCGTTGCGGGCCGACTCGTGCGACAGCGCGAGGTCCGGGCCGGTGTTCGCCTCGGAGCCGGCGAGGCAGCGGAGGATGTTCCATCTCGTGTGTCCGAGCCAGCCGCCGATCATGAAGACGAACCAACTCGGACCCGACGGCGGCAACGTTCCGCCACCTGCGACGTACCCGTCAAGAACTGCGCGGAAGACCGCGGGCTCGATGTGGTCGAAGCCAGATCCCTTCGCGATGCTCAGCGCGGTCGAGCCGAGCTCACTGGACAGGTCGAGCATCCCCGAAAGCTCCCAGTCGAGCACTACCGGCCGACCGTCTCGAGCGAGGAGGTTCCACGGCTGGATGTCCTTGTGGGTCAGTACGACGGGGCCTGGTCGTTCGCAGGTGTCGACGAAGTGGGCGATCGCGAGGAACGTCTCGACATGGGAGGCGAGCTCGTCGGCCCACGGCTGCCCGGTCGCCGCGGCCCGTACGGCGAGCTCGGGCCAGTCGTATGACACCGCTTCCTCGACCGGCTCGTGCGGCCACTCGACGTCGAGCGCGTGGATGCGCGCGAGAATCTCGCCGATCTCGAACGCGTACGCCTCCGACACCGGTGCCTCGGGCAACGTTTCTCCCTCGACCCACCGATGGACGAGCGTGCTGTCGCTGGCCGAGATCGGCTCCGCCATCGGGATGCCGGCGGCGAAGGCCGCGCGCTCGAACCTGAACACGTCCTCGACGTGGTAGGTCGAGCGACGATCGGCGAGGTTCAATTCCTTCACCGCGAACGACCCTTGGTCGGTGTCGAGCCGGTACATCCGATTGGCGAACCCGCCGTGGACGCGAGTCATCGGACCAACCGGCGTACCGAGCTGCGAAAGGTTCACGCCCTGCAATCTAGGCCTCACAGTCCATCGGCGCATCGAAATTATCCGGACAGCACAGGGGAGTGGGAGCAACGAACGCCCTGGAGGCCCAAGGGACGACTATGGTCTGTCCCGTGGCGATGTCAGACGACTCACAGGCGGACAGTCCTGGGGATTCGAGCCGGCCGTGGCTGGAACTCGCTCCGGACTACGAGCGGGCCCGAACCAGGGAGGACTCGCTGGATCGGATTGTCGAGTGGCCTGCGCAGCGAGACCTTCTGGGTGATGTGACCGGACGGTCTGTGCTCGATCTCGGTTGCGGCAACGGCGGCAAGCTCGCTGAGCTGGTTCGAGACGGCGCGACCGCGTCCGTAGGTGTGGACGTCAGTGGCAACTTCCTCAGTGACCCGCCGCCTGGCGTGGAGTTCATCCGAGGCGATCTCTCTGAGCTGGAGTCTGTGCCTGGGCTCGCCGGGCGCAGATTCGACCGGATCTTGGTCCTGCAGTCGTTCGGCTACGCGAAAGATCCGGTCCGCCGTTGAACGGGCCGAACGGAATGGGACGTCCCTGGGTG
This Kribbella sp. NBC_00482 DNA region includes the following protein-coding sequences:
- a CDS encoding phosphotransferase family protein; protein product: MNLSQLGTPVGPMTRVHGGFANRMYRLDTDQGSFAVKELNLADRRSTYHVEDVFRFERAAFAAGIPMAEPISASDSTLVHRWVEGETLPEAPVSEAYAFEIGEILARIHALDVEWPHEPVEEAVSYDWPELAVRAAATGQPWADELASHVETFLAIAHFVDTCERPGPVVLTHKDIQPWNLLARDGRPVVLDWELSGMLDLSSELGSTALSIAKGSGFDHIEPAVFRAVLDGYVAGGGTLPPSGPSWFVFMIGGWLGHTRWNILRCLAGSEANTGPDLALSHESARNGVRGLPNMFARLPQLETLLP
- a CDS encoding class I SAM-dependent methyltransferase; amino-acid sequence: MSDDSQADSPGDSSRPWLELAPDYERARTREDSLDRIVEWPAQRDLLGDVTGRSVLDLGCGNGGKLAELVRDGATASVGVDVSGNFLSDPPPGVEFIRGDLSELESVPGLAGRRFDRILVLQSFGYAKDPVRR